One region of Acidimicrobiales bacterium genomic DNA includes:
- the nadC gene encoding carboxylating nicotinate-nucleotide diphosphorylase: protein MTPTWLDPPATAVREAVARALAEDLGVFGDVTASLLPAGSVVSALIVPRSPGVLAGRLAAIETFAAVDPGVKAEWWASDGDRLEAGRAVARVDGPLQSVLTAERTALNFLGHLSGVATLTRSFVEAAGSTGRIRDTRKTTPGLRALEKAAVRAGGGVNHRASLSDGILVKDNHLAGISVNEAVEESRRRWPGLPVEVECDRLDQVKTALLAGADVILVDNMDPSQVAAAVALVDRRVPIEVSGGVTLENVQSFVAAGADLIAVGALTHSAPVLDIGLDLDR from the coding sequence GTGACCCCGACCTGGCTCGACCCGCCGGCGACCGCCGTCAGGGAGGCCGTTGCGCGTGCGCTCGCGGAGGACCTTGGTGTGTTCGGCGACGTCACCGCGAGCCTCTTGCCGGCTGGCTCAGTTGTTTCGGCCCTGATCGTGCCGCGCTCCCCCGGAGTTCTCGCCGGGCGGCTCGCCGCGATCGAGACGTTCGCCGCGGTTGACCCCGGCGTGAAGGCGGAGTGGTGGGCATCGGACGGTGACCGCCTCGAAGCAGGCCGCGCAGTCGCGCGGGTCGACGGACCTCTCCAGTCGGTTCTGACCGCCGAGCGGACGGCCCTCAACTTCCTCGGGCATCTCTCGGGAGTGGCGACGCTGACGCGAAGCTTCGTCGAGGCCGCGGGCTCGACCGGGCGAATCCGCGACACCAGAAAGACAACGCCCGGCCTCCGCGCGCTCGAGAAGGCGGCGGTGAGGGCCGGTGGCGGCGTCAACCACCGCGCATCGCTCTCCGATGGAATCCTCGTGAAGGACAACCACCTCGCCGGCATCTCGGTCAACGAAGCGGTCGAGGAGTCCCGCCGGCGCTGGCCGGGCCTCCCGGTCGAGGTCGAATGCGACAGGCTCGATCAGGTGAAGACCGCCTTGCTCGCCGGCGCCGACGTCATACTCGTCGACAACATGGATCCCTCCCAGGTGGCCGCCGCCGTCGCCCTGGTCGACCGTCGCGTGCCGATCGAGGTTTCGGGAGGAGTCACGCTGGAGAACGTGCAGTCGTTCGTCGCCGCGGGAGCGGACTTGATCGCGGTCGGCGCCCTAACCCATTCTGCGCCGGTGCTCGACATCGGCTTGGACCTGGACCGGTAA
- the panC gene encoding pantoate--beta-alanine ligase — translation MTLELIEKAADWRTRLDACRGKGQQVGLVPTMGALHAGHMSLIRRAAAECDVVGVTDYVNPLQFGAGEDLAAYPRDIQRDCELAEEAGAALVFAPSVEEMWPEPPATTVTVEGFTEGLEGASRPGHFNGVTTIVAKLFSLTGSCFAYFGEKDFQQLVVVRRMVTDLSLPVDIVACPTVRETDGLALSSRNAYLSAAEREAAPHLFYALLAGKRAVEGDGLDDPDLVEKSMAESLQRQPLFQLDYAAVADPETLERPARITGEVRLLMAARIGRARLIDNVPATPPSAAA, via the coding sequence TTGACCCTCGAGCTCATAGAGAAGGCCGCCGACTGGCGCACCCGTCTGGATGCGTGCCGCGGCAAGGGGCAGCAGGTCGGCTTGGTGCCGACCATGGGCGCCCTGCACGCCGGCCATATGTCCCTGATCCGCCGGGCCGCCGCGGAATGCGACGTCGTCGGGGTCACCGACTACGTGAACCCGCTCCAGTTCGGCGCCGGCGAGGATCTCGCCGCCTACCCGCGCGACATCCAGCGTGACTGCGAGCTGGCCGAGGAGGCCGGCGCCGCGCTCGTCTTCGCGCCGAGCGTCGAGGAGATGTGGCCGGAACCGCCGGCGACGACGGTCACGGTCGAGGGATTCACCGAAGGGCTCGAGGGAGCGTCCCGCCCGGGGCATTTCAACGGTGTCACGACGATCGTGGCGAAGCTGTTCTCCCTGACCGGGTCGTGCTTCGCCTACTTCGGCGAGAAAGACTTCCAGCAGCTGGTCGTGGTGCGCCGCATGGTCACCGACCTGTCTCTCCCCGTCGATATCGTCGCTTGCCCCACCGTGCGCGAAACCGACGGGCTCGCCCTGTCGAGCCGGAACGCCTACCTCAGCGCCGCTGAACGCGAAGCGGCACCTCACCTCTTCTACGCGCTACTCGCCGGAAAACGAGCAGTCGAAGGCGACGGACTCGACGACCCCGACCTGGTCGAGAAGTCGATGGCGGAATCACTCCAACGCCAGCCCCTTTTTCAACTTGACTACGCGGCAGTCGCCGACCCGGAGACGTTGGAGCGTCCGGCGAGGATCACCGGCGAAGTCCGCCTGCTTATGGCAGCCCGAATCGGCCGGGCCCGCCTGATCGACAACGTCCCCGCAACGCCGCCTTCGGCGGCCGCGTAG
- the lysS gene encoding lysine--tRNA ligase, whose protein sequence is MADPRRPPDHLRAQPAMTVPYRFEPDATTAELASRFGDLEPSAESGVVVTVAGRLMLRREMGKLAFGTLRDSSGSIQLFAGAKWTEDFPGFVHLSLGDWIGATGEVVKTKSGELSIKVASWVLLAHARRSFGDKWRGISHVDIRYRQRYADLWANEDSRATLLLRSRTISWIRRWLEDRGFLEVETPVFHPIPGGALARPFVTHHNALDIDLYLRIAPELYLKRLVVGGFEKVFEIARVFRNEGLSPRHNPEFTMLELYQAYADYTDMMTIVEEMVSGVAKELLGTTSLTYAGRPLELAAPWRRATMTELIAEHAGVEVDLDTPLGELRRIASEVAGVEVQEGWGPGKVLLEIYEKTTESELWGPVFVVDYPKEVSPLARDHRSKPGYAERFEPIVAGRELGNAFTELIDPDEQRARFEAQAAVRASGDDEAMAVDEDYLRALEYGLPPTGGLGVGVDRLVMILSGAEAIRDVIAFPTLRPEQE, encoded by the coding sequence ATGGCTGACCCTCGACGGCCTCCGGATCATCTACGGGCGCAACCAGCGATGACCGTCCCTTACCGGTTCGAGCCTGACGCGACGACGGCGGAGCTGGCGTCTCGCTTCGGGGACCTCGAACCCTCGGCGGAGTCGGGGGTCGTCGTGACCGTCGCCGGCAGGCTGATGTTGCGGCGGGAGATGGGGAAGCTCGCTTTCGGCACCCTTCGTGACTCTTCGGGATCGATCCAGTTGTTTGCGGGCGCCAAATGGACCGAGGATTTTCCGGGGTTCGTTCACCTGTCTCTTGGCGACTGGATCGGGGCGACCGGCGAGGTCGTCAAGACAAAAAGTGGCGAGCTGTCGATCAAGGTCGCCTCCTGGGTCCTGCTTGCGCACGCGCGCAGGAGCTTTGGCGACAAGTGGCGCGGGATCTCCCACGTGGACATCCGCTACCGGCAGCGCTACGCAGACCTGTGGGCGAACGAGGATTCGCGGGCGACTCTTCTTCTTCGCAGCCGGACGATCTCGTGGATTCGCAGGTGGTTGGAGGACCGCGGGTTCCTAGAGGTCGAGACTCCGGTCTTCCATCCGATTCCGGGCGGCGCGCTGGCAAGGCCCTTCGTGACCCACCACAACGCGTTGGACATCGATCTCTATCTGCGGATCGCTCCGGAGCTCTACCTGAAGCGCCTCGTGGTCGGGGGCTTCGAGAAGGTTTTCGAGATCGCGCGCGTCTTCCGCAACGAGGGCCTGTCGCCTCGGCACAACCCCGAGTTCACGATGCTCGAGCTCTACCAGGCGTACGCGGACTACACCGATATGATGACGATCGTCGAGGAGATGGTGTCCGGGGTAGCCAAGGAGCTGTTGGGAACCACGTCGCTCACCTACGCGGGCCGCCCGTTGGAGCTGGCCGCGCCGTGGCGCCGCGCGACCATGACCGAGCTGATCGCCGAACACGCCGGCGTCGAGGTCGATCTCGACACGCCGCTCGGCGAGCTCCGGAGGATCGCGTCTGAGGTCGCCGGGGTCGAGGTTCAGGAGGGCTGGGGTCCCGGGAAGGTGCTGCTCGAGATCTACGAGAAGACGACGGAGTCGGAGCTGTGGGGACCTGTTTTCGTGGTGGACTACCCGAAGGAGGTTTCACCTCTCGCTCGTGACCACCGCAGCAAGCCCGGTTACGCGGAGCGCTTCGAGCCGATCGTCGCCGGCCGCGAGCTCGGCAACGCCTTCACCGAGCTGATCGACCCCGACGAGCAGCGGGCTCGCTTCGAAGCTCAGGCCGCGGTGCGCGCATCCGGCGACGACGAGGCGATGGCGGTGGACGAGGACTACCTGCGCGCCCTCGAGTACGGCCTGCCCCCAACCGGCGGCCTCGGCGTCGGCGTCGACCGCCTCGTGATGATCCTGTCTGGCGCGGAGGCCATCAGAGACGTGATCGCCTTCCCGACTCTCAGGCCAGAGCAGGAGTAG
- a CDS encoding ATP-dependent Clp protease ATP-binding subunit, protein MFERFTDRARRVLVLAQEEARLLNHNFIGTEHILLGLIHEGEGVAAKALESLGISLEAVREKVEETIGPAGSSTTGSPPFTPRAKKVLELSLREALQLGHNYIGTEHMLLGLVREGEGVAAQVLVQLGADLSRVRQQVIQLLSGYQSPGGKEGAAAGAGASSGQEAPSGSPVLDQFGRNLTQLARERKLDPVIGRDREIERVMQVLSRRTKNNPVLIGEPGVGKTAIVEGLSQKIVSGDVPETIKGKQLYTLDLGALVAGSRYRGDFEERLKKVLKEIRTRGDIILFIDELHTLVGAGAAEGAIDAASILKPMLARGELQTIGATTLDEYRKHLEKDAALERRFQPIKVEEPSLSHTIEILKGLRDRYESHHGVTITDQAVVAAANLADRYIADRYLPDKAIDLIDEAGSRLRIRRMATPADYKAIEDEIAKVRKDKELAIEKQNFEQAKKFREKEEDLLQRKVAKEQEWRAEGVDLFDVVDEEVIAEVLANWTGIPVYKLTEEETAKLLRMEDELHKRVIGQQDAIKAVSQAIRRTRAGLKDPKRPSGSFIFLGPSGVGKTETAKTLAEFLFGDEGSLIQLDMSEYMEKHTVSRLVGSPPGYVGYEEGGQLTEAVRRKPFSVVLFDEIEKAHPDVFNALLQILEDGRLTDSQGRTVDFKNTVIIMTSNLGTADLRKASVGFAKASESVTYEKMKQKVNDALKTHFRPEFLNRIDDVIVFHELSRDEVTEIIDLMIRRVRTQLESQGLSLELTQAAKYHVVDKGYDPTLGARPLRRALQRLVEDPLSERLLWKEFRAGETIIVDVEPDQETGEQVIVFRSVEGLEPPPVEMAGAGSGE, encoded by the coding sequence ATGTTCGAACGTTTTACTGACCGAGCCCGACGAGTCCTGGTGTTGGCGCAGGAGGAGGCACGCCTCCTCAACCACAATTTCATCGGTACCGAGCACATCCTGCTGGGCCTCATCCACGAGGGTGAGGGCGTAGCAGCGAAGGCACTCGAGTCGCTCGGCATCAGTTTGGAGGCGGTGCGCGAGAAAGTCGAGGAGACCATCGGCCCCGCCGGATCTTCCACCACCGGTTCCCCGCCTTTCACCCCCCGGGCCAAGAAGGTCCTCGAGCTGTCGCTCCGGGAGGCTCTCCAGCTCGGGCACAACTACATCGGCACCGAGCACATGCTCCTCGGGCTTGTACGCGAAGGCGAAGGCGTCGCCGCGCAGGTGCTCGTGCAGCTCGGCGCGGACCTCTCCAGGGTCCGCCAGCAGGTCATCCAACTTCTTTCGGGCTACCAGTCCCCAGGAGGAAAGGAAGGCGCCGCCGCAGGAGCGGGCGCCTCGTCAGGACAAGAAGCGCCGAGCGGGTCCCCGGTCCTCGACCAATTCGGACGCAACCTCACCCAGCTTGCACGCGAACGCAAACTCGATCCCGTCATCGGCCGCGATCGAGAGATCGAGCGCGTCATGCAGGTCCTTTCCCGCCGCACCAAGAACAACCCGGTCCTCATCGGCGAGCCCGGCGTTGGCAAGACGGCCATCGTCGAGGGCTTGTCGCAGAAGATCGTGTCCGGGGACGTGCCCGAGACCATCAAGGGCAAGCAGCTGTACACGCTCGACCTGGGTGCATTGGTCGCCGGCAGCCGTTACCGCGGCGATTTCGAGGAGCGCCTGAAGAAGGTGCTGAAGGAGATCCGGACCCGCGGCGACATCATTCTTTTTATCGACGAGCTCCACACCCTCGTCGGCGCCGGCGCTGCAGAAGGCGCGATCGACGCGGCCTCCATCCTCAAGCCCATGCTGGCGCGCGGCGAGCTTCAGACGATCGGTGCGACGACTCTCGACGAGTACCGCAAGCACCTCGAGAAGGACGCGGCTCTGGAGCGGCGCTTCCAGCCGATCAAGGTCGAGGAGCCTTCGCTCAGCCACACGATCGAGATCCTGAAGGGTCTGCGCGATCGTTACGAGTCGCACCACGGGGTGACCATCACCGATCAGGCGGTGGTCGCCGCCGCGAACCTCGCCGACCGGTACATCGCCGACCGCTACCTGCCCGACAAGGCGATCGACCTGATCGACGAGGCCGGCAGCCGTCTGCGCATCCGCCGGATGGCAACTCCCGCGGACTACAAGGCGATCGAAGACGAGATCGCCAAGGTGCGCAAGGACAAAGAGCTCGCGATCGAGAAGCAGAACTTCGAGCAGGCCAAGAAGTTCCGTGAGAAGGAGGAGGACCTCCTCCAGCGCAAGGTCGCCAAGGAGCAGGAGTGGCGCGCCGAGGGCGTGGACCTGTTCGACGTAGTCGACGAAGAGGTCATCGCCGAGGTTCTCGCCAACTGGACCGGTATCCCGGTGTACAAGCTCACCGAGGAGGAGACCGCAAAGCTCCTCCGCATGGAGGACGAGCTGCACAAGCGGGTCATCGGCCAGCAGGACGCCATCAAGGCCGTGTCGCAGGCGATCCGCCGCACCCGGGCCGGCCTGAAGGACCCGAAGCGCCCGAGCGGTTCGTTCATCTTCCTCGGACCTTCGGGTGTCGGGAAGACCGAGACCGCCAAGACGCTCGCAGAGTTCCTGTTCGGCGACGAGGGCTCCCTCATCCAGCTCGACATGTCCGAGTACATGGAGAAGCACACGGTCAGCCGGCTGGTGGGCTCGCCGCCGGGCTACGTCGGCTACGAGGAAGGCGGCCAGCTGACCGAGGCGGTTCGTCGCAAGCCCTTCTCGGTGGTCCTCTTCGACGAGATCGAAAAAGCTCACCCCGACGTGTTCAACGCGCTGCTTCAGATTCTGGAGGATGGGCGGCTGACCGACTCGCAAGGTCGCACGGTCGACTTCAAGAACACGGTCATCATCATGACCTCCAACCTGGGCACCGCCGATCTGCGCAAGGCGTCGGTCGGTTTTGCCAAGGCCTCGGAGTCGGTGACCTACGAGAAGATGAAGCAGAAGGTCAACGACGCGCTGAAGACGCACTTCCGCCCCGAGTTCCTCAACCGGATCGACGACGTGATCGTCTTCCACGAGCTGAGCCGCGACGAGGTCACCGAGATCATCGACCTGATGATCCGGAGGGTCCGCACCCAGCTGGAGAGCCAGGGTCTCAGCCTGGAGCTCACCCAGGCCGCCAAGTACCACGTGGTCGACAAGGGTTACGACCCGACGCTCGGCGCCCGCCCCCTGCGGAGGGCGTTGCAGCGGCTGGTGGAGGATCCTTTGTCGGAGCGGCTCCTGTGGAAGGAGTTCCGCGCCGGCGAGACGATCATCGTCGACGTCGAACCCGACCAGGAGACGGGCGAGCAGGTGATCGTGTTCCGTTCCGTGGAAGGCCTCGAGCCTCCGCCGGTCGAGATGGCCGGCGCCGGCAGCGGCGAGTAA
- a CDS encoding type III pantothenate kinase: MLVAIDVGNTQTVVGLFGPGDGPAGSGPELMYHWRVATVANRTADELALLIDQLFQLRGLDPEEVITGMAVASVVPRLRTAMREMADKWFKVNTVIVEPGVRTGMPIHYDNPKEVGADRIADAVAAFERYGGPTIVIDFGTATTFEVVSERGEYLGGVILPGIEISLEALFARAALLPRVELIEPRSVLAKNTVESVQSGVIYGFAAQVDGLCRRLEDELGPCQVVATGGLAGLIGPYSAAIEHHDPWLTLDGLRIIYGRNQR; encoded by the coding sequence TTGCTGGTAGCGATCGACGTGGGGAACACCCAGACGGTGGTCGGGCTCTTCGGTCCGGGCGACGGGCCGGCCGGCAGCGGGCCCGAGCTCATGTACCACTGGCGGGTTGCGACCGTCGCGAACCGAACTGCGGACGAGCTGGCCCTTTTGATCGACCAGCTGTTCCAGCTTCGCGGCCTCGACCCGGAAGAGGTGATTACCGGGATGGCGGTGGCGTCGGTCGTGCCGCGACTGCGGACCGCGATGCGCGAGATGGCCGACAAGTGGTTCAAGGTCAACACCGTGATCGTCGAGCCCGGCGTCCGCACCGGCATGCCGATCCACTACGACAACCCGAAGGAGGTCGGTGCAGACCGCATCGCCGACGCGGTCGCGGCCTTCGAGCGGTACGGAGGGCCGACGATCGTCATCGACTTCGGCACCGCGACAACGTTCGAGGTCGTGTCGGAGCGCGGCGAGTACCTAGGCGGGGTGATCCTCCCCGGAATCGAGATCTCCTTGGAGGCGCTCTTCGCGCGGGCCGCCCTTCTCCCGAGGGTCGAGCTCATCGAGCCGCGCAGCGTCCTGGCCAAGAACACCGTCGAGTCGGTCCAGTCCGGGGTCATCTACGGCTTCGCGGCCCAGGTGGACGGCCTGTGCCGGCGCCTCGAGGACGAGCTCGGCCCGTGCCAGGTGGTCGCGACCGGTGGGCTCGCCGGCCTAATTGGTCCCTATTCGGCGGCGATCGAGCATCACGATCCATGGCTGACCCTCGACGGCCTCCGGATCATCTACGGGCGCAACCAGCGATGA
- the panD gene encoding aspartate 1-decarboxylase, whose amino-acid sequence MRRRMLKSKIHRATVTEADLNYIGSISLDPELMAAADILEHEQVAVLDIDNGARFETYAITGQPGQVCLNGAAARLVHVGDKVIVITYADYEQAELEGHSPTVVHVDQWNNVIPPEEAARAAAALQPLRPRQPLQPLHATRH is encoded by the coding sequence GTGCGCCGCCGCATGCTGAAGTCCAAGATCCACCGGGCCACCGTGACCGAGGCCGACCTCAACTACATCGGCTCGATCAGCCTCGACCCCGAGCTGATGGCCGCCGCCGACATCCTCGAACACGAGCAGGTCGCGGTGCTCGACATCGACAACGGTGCCCGTTTCGAAACCTACGCCATCACCGGCCAGCCCGGTCAGGTGTGCCTGAACGGAGCCGCCGCCCGGCTTGTTCACGTGGGCGACAAGGTGATCGTGATCACCTACGCCGACTACGAACAGGCTGAATTGGAGGGACACTCGCCTACCGTGGTCCACGTAGACCAATGGAACAACGTGATCCCCCCCGAAGAGGCCGCCCGGGCCGCAGCGGCGCTACAACCGCTGCGACCGCGGCAACCGTTGCAACCGCTGCACGCGACTCGTCATTGA
- a CDS encoding LPXTG cell wall anchor domain-containing protein, which yields MGPRPGNVIGAGVLLIAALVVLGGCRVDTRVSVVDRGGGHGTVSVTATFDSEAVQALGGETGLARQLSVTDLTAAGWVVNGPVTVTGGGATVTVRHGYSSPSEASRVFADLAGSGPASNRPFKLTLTTQRGLLHVHDSLSGRIDLSCGLSCFGDQGLQSALGYTNGVSTAPLLQTAGRQPGQVFGFAFTARMPGSLQSDNAASRDRSDLTWSTPLGQATQISAESETLNTGNIVLFSVIAGLVIVGLGALVIFRRRRRSGRGSKRGSGGGSGRGSGRGSGGGSKRGPGRGSGRAKHVRRRRIWPFRDPARAS from the coding sequence ATGGGGCCCCGGCCGGGAAATGTCATCGGCGCGGGGGTGTTGCTCATCGCAGCCCTCGTCGTGTTGGGAGGATGCCGGGTCGACACGCGGGTGTCGGTTGTGGACCGGGGCGGCGGGCACGGGACGGTATCGGTAACCGCGACCTTCGACTCCGAAGCGGTACAGGCTCTCGGCGGTGAGACCGGCCTCGCCCGCCAGCTCAGCGTCACCGACCTGACCGCCGCAGGTTGGGTGGTCAACGGGCCGGTAACGGTCACGGGGGGCGGCGCCACGGTGACGGTCCGGCACGGGTACTCGAGTCCGTCCGAAGCGTCCCGCGTGTTCGCCGACCTGGCCGGGAGCGGGCCGGCCTCCAACCGGCCGTTCAAGCTGACGCTCACGACGCAGCGAGGCTTGCTCCACGTCCACGACAGCCTGTCCGGGCGGATCGATCTCAGCTGCGGCCTTTCCTGTTTCGGCGATCAAGGACTGCAATCGGCCCTCGGCTACACCAACGGAGTGTCCACCGCACCACTGCTGCAGACGGCCGGACGACAACCCGGACAGGTATTCGGCTTCGCCTTCACGGCACGCATGCCCGGGTCGTTGCAGTCCGACAACGCCGCCAGCCGTGATCGCTCGGACCTGACCTGGTCCACCCCGCTCGGTCAGGCCACCCAAATCTCGGCGGAAAGCGAGACTCTCAACACCGGCAACATCGTGTTGTTCTCGGTCATCGCCGGGCTGGTGATCGTCGGTTTGGGCGCGCTCGTGATCTTCCGCCGGCGCCGGCGCTCGGGGCGGGGTTCGAAGCGGGGTTCGGGTGGGGGGTCGGGGCGAGGCTCGGGTCGGGGTTCCGGTGGGGGCTCTAAGCGGGGTCCGGGGCGGGGCTCGGGTCGGGCCAAGCACGTGCGCCGGCGCAGGATCTGGCCGTTCCG
- a CDS encoding polyprenyl synthetase family protein has product MNVVEALHLPGLEDGLNRVENALAGATAAEDPFLSEVAGHLVAAGGKRLRPALVVAVAQACAAAAGDPAAHGTVGSGDGVGIGTVDGIGGVTEDVIQGAVAVELVHLGSLYHDDVMDDAEHRRGVESVNARWGNLVAILAGDFLLARASEIAASLGTEVAALLARTIGQLCEGEVTQLRHAFDPGRPEDSYLASISGKTASLMATSARIGGLASKAPRPWVEAVTTYGHCVGMAFQIWDDVRDVVSSEEELGKPSGHDMVEGTYTLPVLRALSVPGVGDDLRALLGGPLDGPSREKARNLVLSTDAVRSSLGVARRWAERANSSLDPMRGAASPRAKETLEILGGVGFRLLDELELA; this is encoded by the coding sequence GTGAACGTCGTGGAAGCACTGCATCTTCCCGGCCTGGAAGACGGCCTCAACCGGGTCGAGAACGCTCTGGCCGGCGCTACCGCGGCGGAAGATCCGTTTTTGTCCGAAGTAGCAGGTCACCTGGTCGCCGCCGGCGGAAAACGGCTCCGCCCCGCGCTGGTCGTGGCCGTCGCCCAGGCCTGCGCAGCCGCGGCCGGCGACCCGGCCGCTCACGGCACCGTCGGCTCCGGCGACGGCGTAGGAATCGGCACGGTGGACGGCATCGGGGGTGTCACCGAGGACGTGATCCAGGGCGCCGTCGCGGTGGAACTGGTCCATCTCGGCTCTCTTTACCACGACGACGTCATGGACGACGCCGAGCACCGCCGGGGAGTCGAGAGCGTCAATGCCCGCTGGGGGAACCTCGTGGCGATCCTCGCCGGCGACTTCCTCCTGGCCCGTGCGTCGGAGATAGCCGCGTCGCTCGGAACGGAGGTGGCCGCCCTGCTCGCCCGCACCATCGGCCAGCTGTGTGAGGGCGAGGTCACCCAGCTCCGGCACGCGTTCGATCCTGGTCGCCCTGAGGATTCGTACCTGGCCTCGATCAGCGGGAAGACGGCTTCGCTGATGGCGACATCCGCCCGGATCGGTGGGCTGGCTTCGAAAGCTCCCCGCCCGTGGGTCGAGGCGGTGACCACGTATGGCCACTGTGTCGGGATGGCCTTCCAGATCTGGGACGACGTCCGGGACGTGGTGTCTTCCGAGGAGGAGCTCGGCAAGCCGTCGGGCCATGACATGGTCGAGGGGACTTACACGCTGCCTGTCCTCAGGGCACTGTCCGTGCCGGGCGTCGGCGACGACCTGCGGGCGCTGCTCGGCGGCCCACTCGACGGCCCGAGCCGGGAAAAAGCGCGCAACCTCGTGCTGTCGACCGACGCGGTCCGGTCCTCCCTCGGCGTCGCCCGCAGGTGGGCGGAAAGGGCGAATTCCTCGTTGGACCCGATGCGCGGCGCGGCGAGCCCCAGGGCAAAGGAGACCCTCGAGATTCTTGGTGGGGTGGGTTTCCGGCTACTAGACGAGTTGGAGCTCGCATAA
- a CDS encoding FAD-binding protein: protein MSEHAVDLLVVGSGVAGLSATARAAEAADTGLRVGVVSKGALSDSATQWAQGGVAAVLHRNEADVQHPGDSFALHAEDTFKAGAGLCDRGAVEILVAEGPARVRELAALGAQFDRNESGVWTLSREGGHSAARVVHAGGAATGAEVERTLVEAARSTATRLWEGYFAHDLIVEGGRCKGIVATGPDGRRVELRASNVLLASGGAGQLFSVTTNPVQSTGDGLAMAMRAGVPIADVEFVQFHPTALHGRTAGPRPLMSEALRGEGAVLRDSAGKRFVDELQPRDVVAAAVAARIRESGGEHVWLDVSPVEDFERRFPTLAASAREMGLDPPRDWLPVAPAAHYMCGGVLTDLDGATTLPGLWAAGEVACTGVQGANRLASNSLLEGMVFGARVVEAILSDKDRPSATGALQPLLTPGRTDPGVIPLYKLVNNIPAIRVVPDETVDVTKSRERLQRAMSAGAGVVRDAASLEAAGAVVSDIATTGVPPGELENLLVVARALVCAASAREESRGGHRRSDFPATSEAFSHRFLQ, encoded by the coding sequence TTGAGCGAGCACGCCGTCGACCTTCTCGTCGTCGGCAGTGGCGTCGCCGGCCTTTCCGCGACTGCGAGGGCAGCTGAAGCGGCTGACACCGGACTCAGAGTCGGCGTCGTTTCGAAAGGCGCGCTTTCGGATTCGGCGACGCAGTGGGCGCAAGGGGGTGTGGCGGCGGTCCTGCACCGCAACGAAGCCGACGTCCAGCATCCGGGCGACTCGTTCGCGCTTCATGCCGAGGACACTTTCAAGGCTGGTGCCGGGTTGTGCGATCGCGGCGCGGTGGAGATCCTCGTCGCGGAGGGTCCGGCGAGAGTCCGCGAGCTGGCCGCTCTCGGCGCTCAGTTCGACAGGAACGAGTCAGGGGTCTGGACACTCTCCCGTGAAGGGGGCCACTCGGCTGCGCGTGTGGTGCACGCCGGCGGTGCGGCGACGGGAGCCGAAGTCGAGCGCACCCTCGTTGAAGCCGCCCGATCCACCGCCACCAGGCTGTGGGAGGGTTACTTCGCTCATGACCTCATCGTCGAAGGCGGGCGGTGCAAGGGGATCGTCGCAACCGGTCCGGACGGCAGGCGGGTCGAGCTGCGGGCCTCGAACGTTCTCCTGGCCAGCGGCGGCGCGGGGCAGCTGTTCTCGGTAACGACCAACCCTGTGCAGTCGACCGGCGATGGGCTGGCGATGGCGATGCGGGCCGGAGTCCCGATCGCCGATGTGGAGTTCGTCCAGTTCCACCCGACCGCGCTTCACGGCCGCACCGCCGGCCCCCGGCCGTTGATGAGCGAAGCGCTACGCGGCGAGGGCGCGGTGTTGCGCGACAGCGCCGGCAAACGGTTCGTCGACGAGTTGCAGCCACGCGACGTTGTGGCTGCGGCGGTCGCTGCGCGCATCCGCGAGTCGGGCGGCGAGCACGTGTGGCTCGACGTCAGCCCCGTCGAGGACTTCGAGCGCCGCTTCCCGACTCTTGCCGCTTCGGCACGCGAGATGGGCCTCGACCCGCCCCGAGACTGGTTGCCGGTGGCGCCCGCCGCTCATTACATGTGCGGCGGGGTGCTCACCGATCTCGACGGTGCCACGACCCTGCCGGGACTGTGGGCCGCCGGCGAGGTCGCGTGCACCGGCGTTCAAGGCGCCAACCGCCTGGCGTCGAACTCGCTCCTGGAGGGGATGGTGTTCGGCGCACGCGTTGTCGAGGCGATTCTTTCGGACAAAGACCGACCCAGCGCGACAGGCGCCCTTCAGCCACTGCTCACACCCGGCCGCACGGACCCCGGCGTCATTCCGCTATACAAGCTGGTCAACAACATTCCCGCCATTCGTGTCGTGCCGGACGAAACCGTCGACGTGACCAAGTCTCGCGAGCGGCTTCAACGCGCGATGTCCGCCGGCGCGGGCGTGGTTCGCGACGCCGCATCGCTCGAAGCGGCCGGCGCGGTCGTAAGCGATATCGCGACCACCGGTGTTCCGCCGGGCGAGCTCGAGAATCTGCTGGTAGTTGCGCGCGCTCTCGTCTGTGCGGCGTCCGCCCGTGAGGAATCGCGTGGCGGTCATCGCAGGAGCGATTTCCCGGCGACGTCCGAAGCTTTTTCCCATAGGTTTCTTCAGTGA